In Vibrio gangliei, a single window of DNA contains:
- the tyrA gene encoding bifunctional chorismate mutase/prephenate dehydrogenase encodes MAVELNELRDQIDAVDKQMLELLAQRLALVEKVGEVKSKHGLPIYAPDREASMLASRRAEAEKRGVPPQLIEDILRRTMRESYASEKDSGFKCLNPELRSIVIVGGNGQLGGLFKRMFELSGYQVKVLGSQDWDNAEQLVQDAGMVVVSVPIHLTETVIKKLPKLPNDCILCDLTSIKAEPLAAMLEAHSGPVVGLHPMFGPDIPSMAKQVIICSDGRAPEMYQWLLKQFEIWGASICSIDAEEHDNGMTLIQALRHFTSFAYGSHLSKENPNLDTLVQLSSPIYRLELAMVGRLFAQDPELYGDIIMSSQRNIDMIKRFHQRFGEAIQILDNQDKQAFVEQFNSVSNWYGDYSQQFMRESQNLLKQANDSIHRAK; translated from the coding sequence ATGGCTGTTGAATTAAATGAATTAAGAGATCAAATCGACGCAGTAGATAAACAAATGCTGGAGCTTCTAGCACAGCGTTTGGCGTTGGTGGAAAAAGTCGGTGAAGTTAAGAGCAAGCACGGTTTACCAATTTATGCCCCAGATCGTGAAGCCTCAATGCTGGCTTCACGTCGCGCAGAAGCGGAAAAACGTGGCGTGCCACCGCAATTGATTGAAGATATTTTACGTCGCACCATGCGTGAATCGTACGCCAGTGAAAAAGATTCCGGCTTTAAGTGTTTAAACCCAGAATTACGTTCGATTGTTATCGTAGGCGGTAATGGTCAACTGGGCGGCTTGTTTAAGCGTATGTTTGAGCTTTCCGGTTACCAAGTCAAAGTGCTTGGTAGTCAAGATTGGGATAACGCTGAGCAATTGGTGCAAGATGCCGGCATGGTGGTGGTAAGTGTGCCGATTCATTTAACCGAGACGGTGATTAAAAAACTGCCTAAGCTGCCTAACGATTGCATTTTATGTGATTTAACGTCCATCAAAGCAGAACCTCTCGCTGCCATGCTAGAGGCGCATTCTGGCCCAGTGGTTGGCTTGCATCCGATGTTTGGCCCAGATATTCCGAGCATGGCGAAACAGGTGATCATTTGCAGTGATGGCCGAGCACCTGAAATGTATCAATGGCTACTCAAGCAATTTGAAATTTGGGGCGCGAGTATTTGTTCGATTGATGCAGAAGAGCACGACAATGGCATGACGCTCATTCAAGCGCTACGTCACTTTACTTCGTTTGCCTACGGTTCACATTTGTCTAAAGAGAACCCAAATCTCGATACGCTAGTGCAGCTAAGCTCTCCGATTTATCGCTTAGAGCTAGCAATGGTAGGGCGTTTGTTTGCTCAAGATCCAGAGCTATACGGTGACATCATTATGTCGTCTCAGCGTAATATCGATATGATCAAACGCTTCCATCAACGCTTTGGTGAGGCGATTCAGATTTTGGATAACCAAGACAAGCAAGCGTTTGTTGAGCAGTTTAATTCTGTGTCAAACTGGTACGGTGATTACTCACAGCAATTTATGCGCGAAAGTCAAAACTTGCTTAAACAGGCTAATGATTCGATTCATCGCGCTAAATAA
- the btsR gene encoding two-component system response regulator BtsR, producing the protein MLSAIVIDDELFAREELTELLQETGVVEVVAQASNAIEGLKLLNSLKPEAVFVDIQMPQVTGIELLAMLDPDTMPHVIFVTAFDQYAIQAFEDNAFDYLLKPVDPKRLEKSIQRLLKAKQNQEALQTQAQIEALTPKQLQQVPCMGHNRIMIIPLQEIESAFSDLSGVHIQTAQQTATSQLTLKTLEEKTELLRCHRQYLVNTKKIREIKLLDNGLGEVITQSGQVVPISRRYLKPLKEELGIV; encoded by the coding sequence ATGCTAAGTGCTATCGTTATTGATGATGAACTTTTTGCTCGTGAAGAACTGACGGAGCTATTACAAGAAACCGGTGTGGTTGAAGTCGTCGCCCAAGCGAGCAATGCCATTGAAGGCTTAAAGCTGCTCAATAGCCTTAAACCCGAAGCGGTATTTGTGGATATTCAAATGCCTCAAGTTACCGGCATTGAACTGCTGGCGATGCTTGATCCTGATACCATGCCACACGTCATTTTTGTCACGGCATTTGATCAATACGCCATTCAAGCATTTGAAGATAATGCCTTTGATTACCTGCTCAAACCGGTCGATCCTAAACGTTTGGAAAAGAGCATTCAGCGTTTACTTAAAGCCAAACAAAATCAAGAAGCCCTGCAGACTCAAGCACAAATTGAAGCATTAACGCCTAAGCAATTACAGCAAGTGCCCTGCATGGGACACAACCGCATTATGATCATTCCACTGCAAGAGATTGAATCGGCCTTCAGTGATCTCTCCGGTGTACATATTCAAACGGCGCAGCAAACCGCCACCAGTCAATTAACGCTCAAAACGTTAGAAGAGAAAACCGAGCTCTTGCGCTGTCATCGTCAATACTTGGTTAACACCAAGAAGATCCGAGAAATTAAATTATTGGATAACGGTTTAGGGGAAGTCATCACCCAAAGCGGGCAAGTGGTTCCCATCAGCCGACGCTATTTGAAACCACTGAAAGAAGAGTTGGGAATAGTATAA
- the ettA gene encoding energy-dependent translational throttle protein EttA, whose translation MAEYVYTMSRVSKIVPPKRQILKDISLSFFPGAKIGVLGLNGAGKSTLLRIMAGIDTDIDGEARPQPGLNVGYLPQEPVLDESKTVREIVEEAVADVVDALKRIDAVYAAYAEPDADFDALAKEQGELEALIQAKDGHNLDNTLERAADALRLPDWDAKIQHLSGGERRRVAICRLLLEKPDMLLLDEPTNHLDAESVAWLERFLVDYTGTVVAITHDRYFLDNAAGWILELDRGEGIPWEGNYTSWLEQKDARLQQEASQESARQKTIEKELEWVRKNPKGRQAKSKARMARFEELQSTDHQKRNETNELFIPPGERLGDKVIEVKNLTKSFDGRVLIDDLSFNMPKGAIVGIIGANGAGKSTLFKMLSGTEQPDSGTIEMGETVQLASVDQFRDSMNDKNTVFQEISEGADIIKINNFEIPARAYCSRFNFRGSDQQKIIGELSGGERNRVHLAKLLKAGGNVLLLDEPTNDLDVETLRALEEALLEFPGCAMVISHDRWFLDRIATHIIDYRDEGQVNFYEGNYTEYMEWLKKTLGPEAAEPHRIKYKRIAK comes from the coding sequence ATGGCTGAATACGTCTATACCATGTCTCGTGTGAGCAAAATTGTGCCACCGAAACGTCAAATTTTAAAAGATATCTCATTAAGCTTTTTCCCGGGTGCCAAAATCGGTGTTTTAGGCCTAAATGGTGCGGGTAAATCGACTCTTCTTCGCATCATGGCAGGTATTGATACTGACATTGATGGTGAAGCACGTCCTCAACCAGGCTTAAATGTCGGCTACCTACCGCAAGAGCCAGTATTGGATGAATCAAAAACTGTACGTGAAATTGTAGAAGAAGCCGTGGCTGATGTGGTTGATGCGCTAAAACGTATCGATGCAGTGTACGCCGCTTACGCTGAACCCGATGCGGATTTTGATGCTCTCGCTAAAGAACAAGGCGAGCTTGAAGCGTTAATTCAAGCGAAAGATGGTCATAACCTAGACAACACATTAGAGCGTGCAGCTGATGCACTACGCCTGCCAGATTGGGATGCTAAAATTCAGCACTTATCGGGTGGTGAGCGTCGCCGCGTCGCGATTTGTCGCCTGCTGCTTGAAAAACCAGACATGTTGTTACTTGATGAGCCAACCAACCACTTAGATGCTGAATCGGTTGCTTGGCTAGAACGCTTCCTTGTCGATTACACCGGCACTGTTGTTGCGATTACCCACGACCGTTATTTCCTTGATAACGCTGCTGGATGGATTCTAGAGCTTGACCGTGGTGAAGGCATTCCATGGGAAGGTAACTATACGTCATGGCTTGAGCAAAAAGACGCGCGCCTACAACAAGAAGCGTCACAAGAAAGTGCTCGTCAAAAGACTATTGAGAAAGAACTTGAGTGGGTGCGTAAAAACCCGAAAGGTCGTCAAGCGAAATCTAAAGCACGTATGGCTCGCTTTGAAGAGCTACAAAGCACTGATCACCAAAAACGTAATGAAACCAACGAATTGTTCATTCCACCAGGTGAGCGCCTAGGTGACAAAGTGATCGAAGTGAAAAATCTAACCAAATCATTCGATGGTCGTGTTTTAATTGATGATCTCTCGTTCAATATGCCAAAAGGTGCCATCGTCGGTATTATCGGTGCCAACGGCGCGGGTAAATCAACGCTATTCAAAATGCTCAGCGGTACAGAACAACCTGACTCTGGCACGATTGAAATGGGTGAAACGGTTCAACTTGCGTCGGTCGATCAGTTCCGTGATTCAATGAATGATAAAAACACCGTGTTCCAAGAAATTTCGGAAGGTGCCGATATCATCAAGATCAACAACTTCGAAATTCCAGCGCGTGCTTATTGTTCTCGCTTTAATTTCCGTGGTAGCGATCAACAAAAAATCATCGGTGAATTATCCGGTGGTGAGCGTAACCGTGTTCACCTTGCAAAACTGCTTAAAGCGGGCGGCAACGTCTTACTACTCGATGAGCCAACCAACGACTTGGATGTGGAAACGTTACGTGCGCTAGAAGAAGCGTTATTGGAATTCCCTGGTTGTGCCATGGTGATCTCGCACGACCGTTGGTTCTTAGACCGTATTGCCACCCACATCATCGACTACCGTGACGAAGGTCAGGTGAACTTCTATGAAGGGAACTACACTGAGTACATGGAATGGTTGAAGAAAACCCTTGGCCCTGAAGCGGCAGAACCACACCGCATCAAATACAAGCGTATCGCCAAATAA
- a CDS encoding M23 family metallopeptidase, producing MSTLESSLTESAHIPQIDVKQEPKDSQETFWPMMFFKPIIAQKPTSPAKKKWAIAFISITCITILLFLFLQLTERKTPSTNLALQQQLEKVQALYQHQLQINQALQAQVELHSGSIEQSENTEESEILSVSLAPEQEQGQDQFEQALDDSNLHHLDDAQQILLPLTPAVETSLFRMIPNDTPVDYKRVSSPYGERTHPISGKWSRHLGMDLTCPRGTPIFSTADGVVEITRPSNQGYGNMIKIRHAFGFMTLYAHLNQFAVKTGQFVEKGDRIGFCGSSGNSTGSHLHYEVRFIGKTLNPKDFMQWQPSDIAQLFEQQKQVPWTSLIAQLTSTVNQQVLLAMNRKEQIFSKPSKKQAKVANQGLTAFGIEEDGWATVEE from the coding sequence ATGTCGACCTTAGAATCTAGCCTGACCGAATCGGCGCACATTCCCCAAATAGACGTTAAACAAGAGCCGAAAGATAGCCAAGAAACTTTTTGGCCAATGATGTTCTTTAAGCCCATCATAGCTCAAAAGCCTACCTCACCAGCGAAAAAAAAATGGGCAATTGCATTTATATCAATCACTTGCATCACAATATTACTATTTCTCTTTTTGCAATTAACCGAAAGAAAAACGCCATCAACTAATCTAGCGTTGCAGCAGCAATTAGAAAAAGTCCAAGCGCTTTATCAACACCAACTACAAATAAACCAAGCGCTTCAGGCACAAGTTGAATTACATAGTGGCTCTATAGAACAAAGTGAAAACACGGAAGAATCAGAAATTTTGTCCGTTTCACTAGCACCAGAACAAGAACAAGGACAAGACCAATTTGAGCAAGCACTTGATGACTCAAACTTACACCACCTTGACGATGCCCAGCAGATTCTTTTGCCACTCACTCCGGCAGTGGAAACCTCATTGTTTCGAATGATCCCCAATGATACGCCTGTGGACTATAAGCGTGTATCTTCTCCTTATGGTGAACGCACTCACCCAATCTCAGGAAAATGGTCACGGCATTTAGGCATGGATCTGACCTGCCCGCGTGGAACGCCCATTTTTTCCACCGCCGATGGTGTGGTGGAAATCACCCGCCCGAGCAATCAAGGCTATGGCAATATGATCAAAATCCGCCACGCCTTTGGCTTTATGACCTTATACGCTCATCTCAATCAATTTGCCGTGAAAACGGGGCAATTTGTAGAAAAAGGCGATCGTATTGGTTTTTGTGGCAGTAGTGGCAACTCCACCGGTTCGCACCTGCATTATGAAGTGCGCTTTATTGGCAAAACCTTAAACCCGAAAGATTTCATGCAATGGCAGCCAAGCGATATTGCGCAGCTGTTCGAACAACAAAAACAAGTGCCATGGACAAGCCTCATTGCGCAACTCACCAGCACCGTAAATCAACAAGTGTTGCTCGCAATGAACAGAAAAGAACAGATATTCAGCAAGCCAAGTAAAAAGCAGGCAAAAGTGGCTAATCAAGGGTTAACCGCATTTGGAATAGAGGAAGATGGTTGGGCAACGGTGGAGGAATAA
- a CDS encoding 3-deoxy-7-phosphoheptulonate synthase: MYKSELSNINISDEQLIITPNALKKKIPLSDNARKFIQSSRQTISNIIHKKDHRLLVVCGPCSIHDVDAAKEYAKRLKALSAQLDDQIYLVMRVYFEKPRTTVGWKGLINDPHLDNSFDIEQGLHIARQLLVDLAEMEIPLATEALDPISPQYLGDTFSWAAIGARTTESQTHREMASGLSVPVGFKNGTDGSLATAINAMQAASSSHRFMGIDSDGHVALLTTQGNANGHVILRGGKQTNYDSVSVNECEREMAKHGLDAALMVDCSHANSRKDYRRQPLVAEDVIHQIREGNKSIIGLMIESHINEGNQPSDIPLSEMQYGVSITDACISWDSTETLLRHAHKELVPFLQDRLKG; the protein is encoded by the coding sequence ATGTACAAAAGTGAATTAAGCAATATCAATATCAGCGATGAGCAACTTATCATCACGCCAAACGCATTAAAAAAGAAAATTCCACTGAGTGACAATGCGAGAAAGTTTATCCAATCGTCTCGCCAAACCATTTCTAACATTATCCATAAGAAAGATCATCGTCTTTTAGTGGTTTGTGGCCCATGTTCTATTCATGATGTCGATGCAGCAAAAGAATACGCCAAACGTTTGAAAGCACTATCAGCACAACTTGATGACCAAATTTACCTGGTGATGCGTGTTTACTTTGAAAAGCCACGTACCACAGTCGGCTGGAAAGGTCTGATTAACGACCCACATCTCGATAACTCATTCGATATTGAACAAGGCTTGCATATTGCGCGTCAGTTATTAGTCGACTTAGCGGAAATGGAAATCCCATTAGCTACCGAAGCCCTTGATCCCATTAGTCCGCAGTACCTAGGCGATACGTTCAGCTGGGCGGCGATTGGCGCTCGTACTACAGAATCTCAAACCCACCGTGAAATGGCCAGCGGCTTATCGGTACCAGTTGGTTTCAAAAATGGTACTGATGGCAGCTTAGCGACGGCGATTAATGCGATGCAAGCGGCGTCATCGAGTCACCGTTTTATGGGGATTGATAGCGATGGTCACGTGGCATTATTGACTACGCAAGGTAATGCGAATGGTCATGTAATTTTACGTGGTGGTAAGCAAACCAATTACGATTCCGTTTCTGTTAATGAATGTGAGCGAGAAATGGCAAAACACGGCCTTGATGCTGCTTTGATGGTGGATTGCAGCCATGCTAACTCTCGTAAAGATTACCGTCGCCAACCTTTGGTTGCTGAAGATGTGATTCACCAAATCCGTGAAGGTAATAAATCGATTATTGGTTTGATGATTGAAAGCCACATTAATGAAGGCAACCAACCTTCGGATATTCCACTGTCTGAAATGCAATACGGCGTTTCTATTACCGATGCATGTATTAGTTGGGATAGCACAGAAACCTTGTTACGTCATGCACATAAAGAGCTGGTTCCGTTTTTACAAGATCGCTTAAAAGGGTAA
- a CDS encoding RimK family protein yields the protein MANFVIVTDKDSDWRQYFPSEQVVTVDQYLQPNFMSEKSEKHKSVQVINLCRDYSYMSSGYYCSLLAEARGHRVIPRVMAINDVGQPFVFSLPEQELNKNFTSEDSVATKIYFGRSSVKGLEKVARRLFEHFMIPVLDIELKRHGKQWQLAKVQPFPFQDLSNDEQDLFAQSLEQFSNKVWRSPKPSKQFRYDIAMLVDPEEKMPPSDSVALNRFKKAANRLGVNLETITSEDFSRLSEFDGLFIRATTNISNFTYRFAKRAEKLGLVVMDDPESIMKCTNKVFLTELLDRHNVPAPKSMILRSFDPDWKKNLLEHMSLPLVLKIPDGAFSVGVVKVTDEASLEEKAQALFDKSALILAQAFMPTDFDWRIGVMNRQAIYACRYHMSRGHWQIYQHHNSGRTTSGGFDTLDLKQVPKNVVDTAVKAANLIGSGLYGVDLKEVDGQVYVIEVNDNPSIDNKVEDLWLGDLLYDRIMTEFLRRIQLRGF from the coding sequence ATGGCAAATTTTGTTATCGTTACCGACAAAGACAGTGACTGGCGTCAGTACTTTCCTTCTGAGCAGGTGGTGACGGTTGATCAATATCTTCAACCGAATTTTATGTCTGAGAAATCAGAAAAGCACAAAAGTGTGCAAGTGATTAACTTATGTCGTGATTATAGCTACATGAGTAGTGGTTATTATTGTTCTTTGTTGGCGGAAGCGCGTGGTCACCGCGTGATCCCTCGTGTGATGGCGATCAATGATGTTGGTCAGCCGTTTGTGTTCTCTTTACCAGAGCAAGAACTGAATAAGAATTTTACCAGCGAAGACAGTGTGGCGACCAAAATCTACTTTGGCCGCAGCAGTGTGAAAGGCTTAGAAAAAGTGGCTCGTCGTCTGTTTGAGCACTTTATGATCCCGGTGTTGGATATCGAATTAAAACGTCATGGTAAGCAATGGCAATTAGCCAAAGTGCAGCCATTCCCATTCCAAGATTTAAGTAATGATGAGCAAGATCTTTTCGCGCAATCATTGGAGCAGTTCTCTAACAAAGTGTGGCGTTCACCTAAGCCGAGCAAGCAATTCCGTTATGACATCGCGATGCTGGTGGACCCGGAAGAAAAAATGCCGCCGTCAGATTCTGTCGCGTTGAATCGTTTCAAAAAAGCGGCCAATCGCTTAGGGGTAAATTTAGAAACCATTACTTCAGAAGATTTCTCTCGCTTGAGTGAATTCGATGGTCTATTTATTCGCGCCACTACTAACATCAGTAATTTCACTTATCGTTTTGCTAAGCGAGCAGAAAAGCTTGGTTTGGTGGTGATGGACGATCCTGAGTCGATCATGAAGTGCACCAATAAAGTCTTTCTAACTGAATTGTTGGATCGCCATAATGTGCCAGCGCCTAAATCCATGATTTTGCGTAGCTTTGATCCGGATTGGAAAAAGAACCTGCTTGAACACATGTCATTGCCATTAGTGCTCAAAATTCCAGATGGCGCATTCTCGGTCGGGGTGGTGAAAGTGACCGATGAAGCGTCGCTGGAAGAAAAAGCTCAAGCGCTATTTGATAAGAGTGCCTTGATTTTAGCACAAGCCTTTATGCCAACCGATTTTGACTGGCGTATTGGGGTGATGAACCGCCAAGCGATCTACGCGTGTCGTTATCACATGAGTCGTGGTCACTGGCAGATTTATCAACATCATAACAGTGGCCGCACCACATCCGGTGGCTTTGATACCCTAGATTTAAAACAAGTACCGAAGAACGTGGTTGATACTGCGGTGAAAGCGGCTAACTTAATCGGTTCAGGCTTATACGGTGTTGATCTTAAAGAAGTTGACGGCCAAGTTTATGTGATTGAAGTGAACGATAACCCAAGCATTGACAATAAAGTCGAAGACTTGTGGCTAGGCGATCTTCTATACGATCGCATCATGACGGAATTCTTGCGCCGAATTCAGTTGAGGGGGTTTTAA
- a CDS encoding sensor histidine kinase encodes MDLILSLLQQMCVYLVLAYMLSKTPIFLPLLNISSRLSHKFSCYVLFSLFCIMGTYFGLHINDAIANTRAIGAVMGGLFGGPIVGFAVGLTGGLHRYSLGGFTDVACAISTTAEGLIGGLLHLYLVKKDKADQLFNPIIVLSITFVAEVTQMLIIVSVADPFDKAFALVSNIAAPMIIANCVGAALFVSILQDRKTIYEKYSATFSRRALTIAERSVGIWSSGFNSANAEKIVRIIYEETNVGAVAITDKEKILAFIGTGDDHHKRNTPISSHCTIQAMQENRVMYLDGRDTPYQCSISDHCKLGSVLVIPLRAGKEVVGTIKLYEPKRKLLSNINRSMGEGIAQLLSSQILYNDFQRQQALLTQAEIKLLHAQVNPHFLFNALNTISAIIRRDPNKARELIQHLSHFFRSNLKQNIETVTFKEELAHVNAYLTIEKARFTDRLEVEIDIEDALLEKSLPSFTLQPLVENAIKHGISNKIEGGKVRILSQQNSLGYRIVVEDNAGSFVPPKPDHEGLGMEIVNKRLTNHFGPLAELQTHCHKDQFTRMSFLIPFEKIGY; translated from the coding sequence ATGGACTTAATTCTCTCTTTACTACAACAAATGTGTGTTTATCTTGTCTTGGCCTATATGCTAAGTAAAACGCCTATTTTCCTGCCTTTACTCAATATTTCTTCACGGTTATCGCATAAGTTCAGTTGCTACGTACTTTTTTCTCTGTTTTGCATTATGGGCACCTACTTTGGTTTGCATATTAATGATGCCATTGCCAATACCCGAGCGATTGGGGCTGTAATGGGAGGATTGTTTGGTGGGCCTATTGTTGGCTTTGCGGTCGGTCTAACGGGAGGGTTACATCGCTATAGTTTAGGTGGTTTTACCGATGTTGCGTGCGCCATTTCGACCACCGCAGAAGGTTTAATTGGTGGATTATTGCATTTGTATTTAGTGAAAAAAGACAAAGCGGATCAACTGTTCAATCCCATCATTGTTCTCTCCATCACCTTTGTCGCTGAAGTGACTCAAATGCTGATCATTGTTTCCGTTGCCGACCCCTTTGATAAAGCCTTTGCTTTAGTCTCTAATATCGCCGCGCCTATGATCATTGCCAACTGCGTCGGCGCAGCTTTGTTTGTCAGTATTTTACAAGACCGAAAAACCATCTACGAAAAGTATTCTGCTACCTTCTCTCGTCGAGCCTTAACCATCGCTGAACGCAGCGTCGGTATTTGGAGCTCCGGCTTTAACTCCGCCAACGCAGAAAAAATCGTTCGCATTATTTATGAAGAAACCAATGTCGGCGCTGTCGCCATCACAGATAAAGAGAAGATCCTCGCCTTTATAGGTACTGGCGATGATCACCACAAGCGCAATACTCCAATATCTTCTCATTGTACGATTCAAGCGATGCAAGAAAACCGGGTCATGTACTTAGATGGTCGCGATACGCCTTATCAATGCTCGATTTCCGATCACTGTAAACTCGGCTCGGTGTTAGTGATCCCATTACGCGCGGGTAAAGAAGTCGTCGGTACAATTAAACTGTATGAGCCTAAGCGTAAGCTGCTCTCGAACATTAATCGCTCCATGGGTGAAGGCATTGCACAGCTGCTTTCTAGCCAAATTTTGTATAACGACTTCCAACGCCAACAAGCGCTATTAACTCAGGCCGAAATCAAACTGTTACATGCCCAAGTTAACCCGCATTTTCTATTCAATGCACTCAATACCATCAGTGCGATTATTCGCCGCGATCCCAATAAAGCTCGCGAGTTGATCCAACACTTATCGCACTTTTTCCGTAGTAATCTCAAACAGAATATTGAAACGGTCACTTTCAAAGAAGAGCTCGCACACGTCAACGCCTATCTGACAATTGAAAAAGCGCGTTTTACTGATCGCCTAGAAGTTGAAATCGATATTGAAGATGCCTTACTGGAAAAATCCTTACCCAGTTTCACCTTGCAGCCTTTGGTAGAAAACGCGATTAAACACGGTATATCGAATAAAATTGAAGGCGGGAAAGTCCGTATTTTGAGCCAACAAAATTCACTTGGCTATCGAATTGTGGTTGAGGATAATGCCGGCAGTTTTGTGCCGCCGAAACCGGACCATGAAGGATTAGGGATGGAAATCGTCAATAAACGACTCACCAATCATTTTGGCCCGTTGGCAGAGCTACAAACACACTGTCACAAAGACCAATTTACTCGAATGAGCTTTCTCATTCCTTTTGAAAAAATCGGCTACTAG